In Xylocopa sonorina isolate GNS202 chromosome 3, iyXylSono1_principal, whole genome shotgun sequence, one genomic interval encodes:
- the Nat1 gene encoding N-acetyltransferase 1 isoform X1: protein MPSRDDIRSLSTEQRWIPPSTVRRDALTPESRNDLIFRKVRGILNKLTPEKFAKLSNDLLNVELNSDVILKGVIFLIFEKALDEPKYSSMYAQLCKRLSDEAANFEPRKALIESQKGQSTFTLLLLNKCKDEFENRSKASEAFENQDELGPEEEERRQVAKRKMLGNIKFIGELGKLGIVSEPILHRCIQQLLEKKRGGSRGDTAEDIECLCQIMRTCGRILDSDKGRGLMDQYFRRMNSLAESRDLPLRIKFMLRDVIELRRDGWVPRKATSTEGPMPINQIRGDNDESSRGNGFHRREDRLGTEFLRKMGRGGLDMDMMGSIPLTSPSFGMPSPFSPNGFSGTSGVGYGRHNQRNQPGYYQNQNRHQNNYQGKHNQQQHNSPQNFNNNSNKEQLRFNKNKMLIGHPEEVSLRPSANSMMFKQTNINPNLPLNSDLFTGRPSELPLLRTTTLKPSSSILHKELAPAIVIKQGPVDKREKARDRKDKGTSREEILKKVNALMDDLVSHTNIQDAVTAFQDLKIPERFLRHAVYTLYSNTLDDRTDSERELAAKLIVELEKAGVITLQQIHEGWKELVSNIPEKESTVPCVASHVAFLTAKAIVDNLIQLTDLVAVTENGQHHPLFLLTLQQLHKSQGKARLTQIFNESKVNLISQLPEADKTKERLAEILEDRELTFLYPLLKIQGDIWRQLEYDPNPNTLYKWIKEKLEPSHHSDSEFINALMNVLLKYITQETILAPGVDPSNVAKSVIDKEKALLEKYARLMRLLFVDIESQVTALHALQAFWFSHNFPKGMLLRWFDGLYRLEVIEEDAYFKWKECVTDAYPGKGKALFEVNSWLTWLDNASTEDESDDHNDDDDNNKNYRMQKL, encoded by the exons aTGCCTTCCAGGGACGATATTCGCTCCCTATCCACTGAGCAACGCTGGATCCCTCCTTCAACTGTTAGACGCGATGCACTCACCCCAGAAAGCAGAAATGATCTCATCTTTAGAAAGGTGCGGGGTATTCTTAATAAGCTTACGCCGGAAAAGTTCGCAAAGCTGAGCAACGACCTGCTCAACGTTGAGCTCAATTCAGATGTGATTCTCAAAGGTGTCATTTTCCTG ATCTTTGAAAAAGCACTTGATGAACCCAAGTACAGTTCTATGTATGCACAGCTGTGCAAACGGCTGTCTGACGAAGCTGCAAACTTTGAACCACGAAAAGCCCTTATCGAAAGTCAAAAAGGCCAGAGTACATTCACGCTTCTCCTGCTTAACAAGTGCAAAGACGAGTTCGAAAATCGTTCAAAGGCAAGCGAGGCATTCGAGAATCAGGATGAACTCGGCCCAGAGGAAGAGGAGCGCCGACAGGTGGCCAAGCGCAAGATGCTCGGCAACATCAAATTCATCGGAGAATTGGGCAAATTGGGAATCGTATCGGAACCGATTTTACATCGTTGCATCCAGCAATTACTGGAGAAGAAAAGGGGGGGATCCAGGGGGGACACAGCTGAGGATATCGAGTGCCTCTGTCAGATCATGCGTACCTGCGGCCGTATCCTTGACTCGGATAAAGGCCGTGGACTCATGGATCAATATTTCAGACGTATGAACTCCCTGGCAGAGAGCAGAGATCTTCCTCTACGCATCAAGTTTATGCTGCGCGATGTAATCGAGCTACGCCGTGATGGCTGGGTACCGCGCAAAGCTACCAGCACCGAGGGTCCAATGCCCATCAATCAAATCCGTGGTGATAACGACGAATCATCGAGAGGTAACGGCTTCCATAGACGCGAGGATCGCCTCGGAACTGAATTTTTAAGGAAAATGGGCCGCGGTGGATTAGACATGGACATGATGGGAAGTATACCGTTGACTTCGCCCTCGTTTGGCATGCCATCTCCATTTAGCCCAAACGGATTTTCTGGAACATCCGGGGTTGGTTATGGCCGCCACAATCAACGTAACCAACCGGGTTACTATCAGAACCAGAATCGTCACCAGAATAACTATCAAGGAAAACACAATCAACAACAACATAATTCACCACAAAACTTTAATAACA ATAGCAATAAAGAACAACTACGCTTCAATAAAAATAAGATGTTGATTGGACATCCGGAAGAAGTATCGCTAAGACCATCAGCCAATTCGATGATGTTTAAGCAAACTAACATCAATCCTAATCTACCTCTCAACAGTG ATCTGTTCACAGGACGGCCATCAGAATTACCTCTTCTACGTACTACCACATTGAAACCCAGCTCGTCAATATTGCACAAGGAATTGGCACCAGCGATCGTAATAAAGCAAGGTCCTGTAGACAAAAGGGAAAAGGCCCGCGATAGAAAAGACAAAGGAACCTCCAGGGAGGAGATACTAAAGAAGGTGAACGCGCTTATGGACGATCTTGTTTCTCATACGAACATACAAGACGCAGTAACGGCTTTTCAAGATCTGAAGATACCCGAACGATTTCTACGTCATGCAGTTTATACCTTATACTCGAATACATTAGACGACCGTACGGATTCTGAGCGCGAGCTTGCGGCTAAGCTAATAGTGGAATTGGAGAAAGCAGGCGTGATCACTTTACAACAGATACACGAGGGATGGAAAGAGCTAGTGTCTAATATACCAGAAAAAGAGAGTACCGTGCCTTGTGTAGCATCCCACGTTGCCTTTTTAACAGCCAAGGCTATCGTCGATAATTTAATTCAATTAACTGATCTCGTCGCCGTTACGGAAAACGGCCAGCACCATCCGTTGTTTTTACTCACGCTACAGCAATTACACAAAAGCCAAGGCAAAGCAAGGCTCACGCAGATCTTTAACGAGAGCAAGGTGAATCTTATCAGCCAGCTACCCGAAGCAGACAAGACAAAAGAGAGACTAGCGGAGATTTTAGAGGACAGAGAATTGACTTTCCTTTATCCCCTTCTTAAGATTCAAGGGGATATATGGCGTCAATTAGAATACGACCCGAACCctaatactctttacaaatggATCAAAGAAAAGCTAGAACCTTCGCATCATTCTGATTCAGAGTTCATTAACGCTTTGATGAACGTTCTTCTGAAATACATTACACAG GAAACAATACTGGCACCCGGCGTTGACCCTTCTAATGTAGccaaatcagtaatagataaagAAAAGGCCTTACTGGAGAAATATGCACGTTTGATGCGCTTACTCTTCGTCGATATAGAGTCTCAAGTGACAGCTCTTCATGCGCTTCAAGCATTTTGGTTCTCGCACAATTTTCCAAAAGGAATGCTGCTGCGATGGTTCGACGGGCTTTACCGATTAGAAGTTATCGAAGAAGATGCTTATTTCAAGTGGAAAGAATGCGTTACAGATGCTTATCCGGGGAAAGGCAAAGCATTATTTGAG GTCAACAGTTGGTTAACATGGTTAGATAACGCATCCACAGAAGATGAAAGTGACGACCATAACGACGATGACGACAACAACAAAAACTACAGAATGCAAAAACTGTGA
- the Nat1 gene encoding N-acetyltransferase 1 isoform X2 produces the protein MPSRDDIRSLSTEQRWIPPSTVRRDALTPESRNDLIFRKVRGILNKLTPEKFAKLSNDLLNVELNSDVILKGVIFLIFEKALDEPKYSSMYAQLCKRLSDEAANFEPRKALIESQKGQSTFTLLLLNKCKDEFENRSKASEAFENQDELGPEEEERRQVAKRKMLGNIKFIGELGKLGIVSEPILHRCIQQLLEKKRGGSRGDTAEDIECLCQIMRTCGRILDSDKGRGLMDQYFRRMNSLAESRDLPLRIKFMLRDVIELRRDGWVPRKATSTEGPMPINQIRGDNDESSRGNGFHRREDRLGTEFLRKMGRGGLDMDMMGSIPLTSPSFGMPSPFSPNGFSGTSGVGYGRHNQRNQPGYYQNQNRHQNNYQGKHNQQQHNSPQNFNNNSNKEQLRFNKNKMLIGHPEEVSLRPSANSMMFKQTNINPNLPLNSGRPSELPLLRTTTLKPSSSILHKELAPAIVIKQGPVDKREKARDRKDKGTSREEILKKVNALMDDLVSHTNIQDAVTAFQDLKIPERFLRHAVYTLYSNTLDDRTDSERELAAKLIVELEKAGVITLQQIHEGWKELVSNIPEKESTVPCVASHVAFLTAKAIVDNLIQLTDLVAVTENGQHHPLFLLTLQQLHKSQGKARLTQIFNESKVNLISQLPEADKTKERLAEILEDRELTFLYPLLKIQGDIWRQLEYDPNPNTLYKWIKEKLEPSHHSDSEFINALMNVLLKYITQETILAPGVDPSNVAKSVIDKEKALLEKYARLMRLLFVDIESQVTALHALQAFWFSHNFPKGMLLRWFDGLYRLEVIEEDAYFKWKECVTDAYPGKGKALFEVNSWLTWLDNASTEDESDDHNDDDDNNKNYRMQKL, from the exons aTGCCTTCCAGGGACGATATTCGCTCCCTATCCACTGAGCAACGCTGGATCCCTCCTTCAACTGTTAGACGCGATGCACTCACCCCAGAAAGCAGAAATGATCTCATCTTTAGAAAGGTGCGGGGTATTCTTAATAAGCTTACGCCGGAAAAGTTCGCAAAGCTGAGCAACGACCTGCTCAACGTTGAGCTCAATTCAGATGTGATTCTCAAAGGTGTCATTTTCCTG ATCTTTGAAAAAGCACTTGATGAACCCAAGTACAGTTCTATGTATGCACAGCTGTGCAAACGGCTGTCTGACGAAGCTGCAAACTTTGAACCACGAAAAGCCCTTATCGAAAGTCAAAAAGGCCAGAGTACATTCACGCTTCTCCTGCTTAACAAGTGCAAAGACGAGTTCGAAAATCGTTCAAAGGCAAGCGAGGCATTCGAGAATCAGGATGAACTCGGCCCAGAGGAAGAGGAGCGCCGACAGGTGGCCAAGCGCAAGATGCTCGGCAACATCAAATTCATCGGAGAATTGGGCAAATTGGGAATCGTATCGGAACCGATTTTACATCGTTGCATCCAGCAATTACTGGAGAAGAAAAGGGGGGGATCCAGGGGGGACACAGCTGAGGATATCGAGTGCCTCTGTCAGATCATGCGTACCTGCGGCCGTATCCTTGACTCGGATAAAGGCCGTGGACTCATGGATCAATATTTCAGACGTATGAACTCCCTGGCAGAGAGCAGAGATCTTCCTCTACGCATCAAGTTTATGCTGCGCGATGTAATCGAGCTACGCCGTGATGGCTGGGTACCGCGCAAAGCTACCAGCACCGAGGGTCCAATGCCCATCAATCAAATCCGTGGTGATAACGACGAATCATCGAGAGGTAACGGCTTCCATAGACGCGAGGATCGCCTCGGAACTGAATTTTTAAGGAAAATGGGCCGCGGTGGATTAGACATGGACATGATGGGAAGTATACCGTTGACTTCGCCCTCGTTTGGCATGCCATCTCCATTTAGCCCAAACGGATTTTCTGGAACATCCGGGGTTGGTTATGGCCGCCACAATCAACGTAACCAACCGGGTTACTATCAGAACCAGAATCGTCACCAGAATAACTATCAAGGAAAACACAATCAACAACAACATAATTCACCACAAAACTTTAATAACA ATAGCAATAAAGAACAACTACGCTTCAATAAAAATAAGATGTTGATTGGACATCCGGAAGAAGTATCGCTAAGACCATCAGCCAATTCGATGATGTTTAAGCAAACTAACATCAATCCTAATCTACCTCTCAACAGTG GACGGCCATCAGAATTACCTCTTCTACGTACTACCACATTGAAACCCAGCTCGTCAATATTGCACAAGGAATTGGCACCAGCGATCGTAATAAAGCAAGGTCCTGTAGACAAAAGGGAAAAGGCCCGCGATAGAAAAGACAAAGGAACCTCCAGGGAGGAGATACTAAAGAAGGTGAACGCGCTTATGGACGATCTTGTTTCTCATACGAACATACAAGACGCAGTAACGGCTTTTCAAGATCTGAAGATACCCGAACGATTTCTACGTCATGCAGTTTATACCTTATACTCGAATACATTAGACGACCGTACGGATTCTGAGCGCGAGCTTGCGGCTAAGCTAATAGTGGAATTGGAGAAAGCAGGCGTGATCACTTTACAACAGATACACGAGGGATGGAAAGAGCTAGTGTCTAATATACCAGAAAAAGAGAGTACCGTGCCTTGTGTAGCATCCCACGTTGCCTTTTTAACAGCCAAGGCTATCGTCGATAATTTAATTCAATTAACTGATCTCGTCGCCGTTACGGAAAACGGCCAGCACCATCCGTTGTTTTTACTCACGCTACAGCAATTACACAAAAGCCAAGGCAAAGCAAGGCTCACGCAGATCTTTAACGAGAGCAAGGTGAATCTTATCAGCCAGCTACCCGAAGCAGACAAGACAAAAGAGAGACTAGCGGAGATTTTAGAGGACAGAGAATTGACTTTCCTTTATCCCCTTCTTAAGATTCAAGGGGATATATGGCGTCAATTAGAATACGACCCGAACCctaatactctttacaaatggATCAAAGAAAAGCTAGAACCTTCGCATCATTCTGATTCAGAGTTCATTAACGCTTTGATGAACGTTCTTCTGAAATACATTACACAG GAAACAATACTGGCACCCGGCGTTGACCCTTCTAATGTAGccaaatcagtaatagataaagAAAAGGCCTTACTGGAGAAATATGCACGTTTGATGCGCTTACTCTTCGTCGATATAGAGTCTCAAGTGACAGCTCTTCATGCGCTTCAAGCATTTTGGTTCTCGCACAATTTTCCAAAAGGAATGCTGCTGCGATGGTTCGACGGGCTTTACCGATTAGAAGTTATCGAAGAAGATGCTTATTTCAAGTGGAAAGAATGCGTTACAGATGCTTATCCGGGGAAAGGCAAAGCATTATTTGAG GTCAACAGTTGGTTAACATGGTTAGATAACGCATCCACAGAAGATGAAAGTGACGACCATAACGACGATGACGACAACAACAAAAACTACAGAATGCAAAAACTGTGA
- the Nat1 gene encoding N-acetyltransferase 1 isoform X3 → MYAQLCKRLSDEAANFEPRKALIESQKGQSTFTLLLLNKCKDEFENRSKASEAFENQDELGPEEEERRQVAKRKMLGNIKFIGELGKLGIVSEPILHRCIQQLLEKKRGGSRGDTAEDIECLCQIMRTCGRILDSDKGRGLMDQYFRRMNSLAESRDLPLRIKFMLRDVIELRRDGWVPRKATSTEGPMPINQIRGDNDESSRGNGFHRREDRLGTEFLRKMGRGGLDMDMMGSIPLTSPSFGMPSPFSPNGFSGTSGVGYGRHNQRNQPGYYQNQNRHQNNYQGKHNQQQHNSPQNFNNNSNKEQLRFNKNKMLIGHPEEVSLRPSANSMMFKQTNINPNLPLNSDLFTGRPSELPLLRTTTLKPSSSILHKELAPAIVIKQGPVDKREKARDRKDKGTSREEILKKVNALMDDLVSHTNIQDAVTAFQDLKIPERFLRHAVYTLYSNTLDDRTDSERELAAKLIVELEKAGVITLQQIHEGWKELVSNIPEKESTVPCVASHVAFLTAKAIVDNLIQLTDLVAVTENGQHHPLFLLTLQQLHKSQGKARLTQIFNESKVNLISQLPEADKTKERLAEILEDRELTFLYPLLKIQGDIWRQLEYDPNPNTLYKWIKEKLEPSHHSDSEFINALMNVLLKYITQETILAPGVDPSNVAKSVIDKEKALLEKYARLMRLLFVDIESQVTALHALQAFWFSHNFPKGMLLRWFDGLYRLEVIEEDAYFKWKECVTDAYPGKGKALFEVNSWLTWLDNASTEDESDDHNDDDDNNKNYRMQKL, encoded by the exons ATGTATGCACAGCTGTGCAAACGGCTGTCTGACGAAGCTGCAAACTTTGAACCACGAAAAGCCCTTATCGAAAGTCAAAAAGGCCAGAGTACATTCACGCTTCTCCTGCTTAACAAGTGCAAAGACGAGTTCGAAAATCGTTCAAAGGCAAGCGAGGCATTCGAGAATCAGGATGAACTCGGCCCAGAGGAAGAGGAGCGCCGACAGGTGGCCAAGCGCAAGATGCTCGGCAACATCAAATTCATCGGAGAATTGGGCAAATTGGGAATCGTATCGGAACCGATTTTACATCGTTGCATCCAGCAATTACTGGAGAAGAAAAGGGGGGGATCCAGGGGGGACACAGCTGAGGATATCGAGTGCCTCTGTCAGATCATGCGTACCTGCGGCCGTATCCTTGACTCGGATAAAGGCCGTGGACTCATGGATCAATATTTCAGACGTATGAACTCCCTGGCAGAGAGCAGAGATCTTCCTCTACGCATCAAGTTTATGCTGCGCGATGTAATCGAGCTACGCCGTGATGGCTGGGTACCGCGCAAAGCTACCAGCACCGAGGGTCCAATGCCCATCAATCAAATCCGTGGTGATAACGACGAATCATCGAGAGGTAACGGCTTCCATAGACGCGAGGATCGCCTCGGAACTGAATTTTTAAGGAAAATGGGCCGCGGTGGATTAGACATGGACATGATGGGAAGTATACCGTTGACTTCGCCCTCGTTTGGCATGCCATCTCCATTTAGCCCAAACGGATTTTCTGGAACATCCGGGGTTGGTTATGGCCGCCACAATCAACGTAACCAACCGGGTTACTATCAGAACCAGAATCGTCACCAGAATAACTATCAAGGAAAACACAATCAACAACAACATAATTCACCACAAAACTTTAATAACA ATAGCAATAAAGAACAACTACGCTTCAATAAAAATAAGATGTTGATTGGACATCCGGAAGAAGTATCGCTAAGACCATCAGCCAATTCGATGATGTTTAAGCAAACTAACATCAATCCTAATCTACCTCTCAACAGTG ATCTGTTCACAGGACGGCCATCAGAATTACCTCTTCTACGTACTACCACATTGAAACCCAGCTCGTCAATATTGCACAAGGAATTGGCACCAGCGATCGTAATAAAGCAAGGTCCTGTAGACAAAAGGGAAAAGGCCCGCGATAGAAAAGACAAAGGAACCTCCAGGGAGGAGATACTAAAGAAGGTGAACGCGCTTATGGACGATCTTGTTTCTCATACGAACATACAAGACGCAGTAACGGCTTTTCAAGATCTGAAGATACCCGAACGATTTCTACGTCATGCAGTTTATACCTTATACTCGAATACATTAGACGACCGTACGGATTCTGAGCGCGAGCTTGCGGCTAAGCTAATAGTGGAATTGGAGAAAGCAGGCGTGATCACTTTACAACAGATACACGAGGGATGGAAAGAGCTAGTGTCTAATATACCAGAAAAAGAGAGTACCGTGCCTTGTGTAGCATCCCACGTTGCCTTTTTAACAGCCAAGGCTATCGTCGATAATTTAATTCAATTAACTGATCTCGTCGCCGTTACGGAAAACGGCCAGCACCATCCGTTGTTTTTACTCACGCTACAGCAATTACACAAAAGCCAAGGCAAAGCAAGGCTCACGCAGATCTTTAACGAGAGCAAGGTGAATCTTATCAGCCAGCTACCCGAAGCAGACAAGACAAAAGAGAGACTAGCGGAGATTTTAGAGGACAGAGAATTGACTTTCCTTTATCCCCTTCTTAAGATTCAAGGGGATATATGGCGTCAATTAGAATACGACCCGAACCctaatactctttacaaatggATCAAAGAAAAGCTAGAACCTTCGCATCATTCTGATTCAGAGTTCATTAACGCTTTGATGAACGTTCTTCTGAAATACATTACACAG GAAACAATACTGGCACCCGGCGTTGACCCTTCTAATGTAGccaaatcagtaatagataaagAAAAGGCCTTACTGGAGAAATATGCACGTTTGATGCGCTTACTCTTCGTCGATATAGAGTCTCAAGTGACAGCTCTTCATGCGCTTCAAGCATTTTGGTTCTCGCACAATTTTCCAAAAGGAATGCTGCTGCGATGGTTCGACGGGCTTTACCGATTAGAAGTTATCGAAGAAGATGCTTATTTCAAGTGGAAAGAATGCGTTACAGATGCTTATCCGGGGAAAGGCAAAGCATTATTTGAG GTCAACAGTTGGTTAACATGGTTAGATAACGCATCCACAGAAGATGAAAGTGACGACCATAACGACGATGACGACAACAACAAAAACTACAGAATGCAAAAACTGTGA